Genomic DNA from Cloeon dipterum chromosome 3, ieCloDipt1.1, whole genome shotgun sequence:
CGAAATGCTGGAGCCAGCCTGGGAGAAAATTGGAACTGAATTGGCCAATACAGACGACGTTGCTTCTTATTTGAAGAAGATCATCGAGGACTTTGGTCTTGACAGCTCAAACGAAAAGCCCTTCGTGTTTGTCGGCCAAGACACGAGGCCCAGCAGCGACTTTCTGGCCAAGGCTGCCATCGAGGGCGCTGAGAATCTGGGCGCCCTTGTCCGAGACATTGGAATCGTCTCCACGccgattttgcattttgttgtGGCCAGCAGGAATGCATCAGGAGAGCTCGGTCTGCCTACAGAAGGTGGCTACTTCAACAGAATCAGCAGCGCCTTTGTGCAACTGAAGGAAAAGGAAGGACTTGGAAGGGAAAACAGAAATTACAAGCCAGAGTTTGACTTTGATGGGGCCAACGGGGTGGGCGCCGACAAGATGGCCCAGTTCGCCAAAATGCTAACCGAGTGGATCGACGTGACGCACTTCAACACAGGCGAAGGCCAGCTGAACTTCAACTGCGGCGCCGATTTCGTCAAGGTGCAGCAAGCCAAGCCGGAGGGGGTGCCCCTGACGGTCAACCGCAGGGGAGTGTCCGTTGATGGCGACGCCGACCGcataatttacttttacaCGGACAGCGACAACAAGTTCCACCTGCTGGACGGAGACAAAATCGCCACTCTGGTCGCCGGTCACCTGATGGAACTCGTCTCGGCCTCAGGTTTGGACATCCACCTCGGTCTGGTGCAGACGGCCTACGCCAACGGCAGCTCCACCGAGTACATCTCGCAAACCCTGAAGGTACCAGTCGCCTGTGTGCCAACTGGGGTCAAGCATTTGCACCACAAGGCCCAGGAATTCGACGTCGGCGTCTACTTCGAGGCCAACGGCCACGGCACGGTGATCTTCAGCAAAAAGGCGACCAACCTCGTCAGGGCGGCCCTGGAAAACCCTGAACTGACGCAGGCGCAGCGTGAGGCGGCCAAGAAGCTGAGCCTCTTCGGCGAGCTGATCAACCAGACGGTCGGGGACGCCCTGAGCGACCTTCTGCTCGTCGAGACCATTCTGCACAGCAAGGGTTGGAGCGTGGCTGACTGGGACAACGCGTACACCGACCTCCCCAGCAGGCAGCTGAAGGTCACGGTCAAGGACAGGAACGTCGTGAGCACGACCGATGCGGAGAGGAAGTGCGTGACACCCGCAGGACTGCAGGACCGCATCGACGCGATCGTTGCCAATTTCCCCAAGGGCAGGTCCTTCGTCAGGCCCTCAGGGACCGAGGACGTGGTCAGGGTCTATGCCGAGGCTGAGAGCAGGGAGCTAGCGGATGAGCTGGCAAAGGAAGTGGCCAGAGCGGTGCACGACCTCGCTAACGGAACTGGCCCTGCGCCATAAAAGATCGAGGAAATGATGTTTTAACCTAAATTTTGgtcactatttatttttcgcacAAACATTGGGCCTTTGGTTCCTTTCCCATATGTTATAAGTTCTAATCTCATGTCATAAGATGGGCAGCGAATCTAAATTTGGTTATAAATAGATAACTgcaataaaacagaaaaatggtTCGATTTATGCTGTAGGCTTCTGTTTGTGATAAATTTAAGGTGGATCTGTACTTTTAACTGTATAAATCATTGTTATCTTTGTCTAAAATGTTCTATACAATTCAGGTAAGAGCCAAGAGATTGCCGTTTTagtttctgagaaaatcagctTTATAATCAAAAGCTGCAAGAACTGTCTTCGTTTTGTAAAATATGATTAGAAATTTACTTATGCTCATAATTTGCTCGCTTTTGTATTGAGCACAAGAAGAATCTTATCCTATCAAAATATCACTGACTAAACATTCCATTTTACCAGAAAttaggcaatttttttatttttaaatattgaagttTAGAGAATtgttagttaatttaaaaaaaattacatggcCTGCCTGTTAgagctaaaaattcaaaatgtggTCCACTGTTGCCCTGTAAAGATCCACTTAAAAGCAAGACTTATTTGTttccttaataattttttaactatgtcaaaaatttacaattgagTCGTATCTAGTAActgtcaaaataatatttggaggtgagaaataaaagtattatttttatgcaaattttcctaacattttattgcattttaccATCTCCATGCAATAATTTCCAGCCAAGTTACAAATCAAGAAACAccataaaattgatattgtcaacaaaaatgtatataaataaTGAGGACTGAATAGCGATAAAATCTGGGCGCAGACAGCAGGATCAGAGCAGCTGTGTGTGATCGAGCTGGCGTTTACtgttaattacaaaaatggaaaagggtACAGTGCACgattttttctaacaaaaacACCCCAGAACCTTGAAACAAAAGCGTACCCTTGTGGGAATGatcaaaagttgatttaagaataaatttttaggaagTTTgtgctgtatttttaaaaaaatgtttgtagaTGTGTGGACAGAGAAGTTGCAACATAGCAGGCGGTACAGAATTTGTTCTTCATTTTAGTCACGTCCACGTTGAAGTCCAATTGTTGAATGTTTTCAGAAGGAAACCACACCGATTACGCCATTCTGATGCTCTGGATGATTTGGAAAATAGCTGAAAA
This window encodes:
- the nst gene encoding phosphoacetylglucosamine mutase isoform X1, with the protein product MLRLLNVSLLRYVQNAAAKGDEKYPKFPKTFQYGTAGFREKAEELPHILYRMGLLAALRSAVKKAAIGVMVTASHNPVQDNGVKLCDPQGEMLEPAWEKIGTELANTDDVASYLKKIIEDFGLDSSNEKPFVFVGQDTRPSSDFLAKAAIEGAENLGALVRDIGIVSTPILHFVVASRNASGELGLPTEGGYFNRISSAFVQLKEKEGLGRENRNYKPEFDFDGANGVGADKMAQFAKMLTEWIDVTHFNTGEGQLNFNCGADFVKVQQAKPEGVPLTVNRRGVSVDGDADRIIYFYTDSDNKFHLLDGDKIATLVAGHLMELVSASGLDIHLGLVQTAYANGSSTEYISQTLKVPVACVPTGVKHLHHKAQEFDVGVYFEANGHGTVIFSKKATNLVRAALENPELTQAQREAAKKLSLFGELINQTVGDALSDLLLVETILHSKGWSVADWDNAYTDLPSRQLKVTVKDRNVVSTTDAERKCVTPAGLQDRIDAIVANFPKGRSFVRPSGTEDVVRVYAEAESRELADELAKEVARAVHDLANGTGPAP
- the nst gene encoding phosphoacetylglucosamine mutase isoform X2; this translates as MGLLAALRSAVKKAAIGVMVTASHNPVQDNGVKLCDPQGEMLEPAWEKIGTELANTDDVASYLKKIIEDFGLDSSNEKPFVFVGQDTRPSSDFLAKAAIEGAENLGALVRDIGIVSTPILHFVVASRNASGELGLPTEGGYFNRISSAFVQLKEKEGLGRENRNYKPEFDFDGANGVGADKMAQFAKMLTEWIDVTHFNTGEGQLNFNCGADFVKVQQAKPEGVPLTVNRRGVSVDGDADRIIYFYTDSDNKFHLLDGDKIATLVAGHLMELVSASGLDIHLGLVQTAYANGSSTEYISQTLKVPVACVPTGVKHLHHKAQEFDVGVYFEANGHGTVIFSKKATNLVRAALENPELTQAQREAAKKLSLFGELINQTVGDALSDLLLVETILHSKGWSVADWDNAYTDLPSRQLKVTVKDRNVVSTTDAERKCVTPAGLQDRIDAIVANFPKGRSFVRPSGTEDVVRVYAEAESRELADELAKEVARAVHDLANGTGPAP